A window of Punica granatum isolate Tunisia-2019 chromosome 8, ASM765513v2, whole genome shotgun sequence genomic DNA:
GAGATAGCTGGTAGCTCCTCCTCCCTTGTCATTATCAGTAGGAGCTCTCCAAAAGCATGGGAATATGCCCTTATCCATCACGGAGACTCCCTTCACCTGTCAATAATAACATACTTTCTTCAGCGCAGTACAagattctattatatatatcaatagcCCAAATGCACTAGTAATGTGCATTATAAGTGCTATTTTCATCAATAAGCTTAACTTTCTAGGCTGATTGTCAAGTCATCTTACTTGCATGGATCAAATCCTATTCAAGAGTTCCCATTATATTCGATTTTCACATAAAGGTTACTGAACTATGTGCAGCAAATATGTGAAGGAGAGTGTTCAACAGTACATGCGTCGCCCTTACTCCATATAAAGCTGCTAGATAAAGTGTGTAGAGGAAATGCAGAATTGAAATTGAAGGCATTTACAACCTCCCAGCTCTCAAAAGTTCCATTCTTGATGTTAAATTTAATCTCCCAATTGCTCTGCTGGTAAACTCTGAGAATATCCCCAACAACTTCACTCGAGATGGTAGCATCCTCAGCTTTCATTGCCTAACATAAAGGGacacattttaaaatcagtaGAATACAAagatgagatttttttttttccgctcACTGCATAAAGAATAAGTCTGGACAAGTTACATGATGCACAATATCCCTCTGGGAAGGTAGCTGGACTTGGGTCGATGAAACAACATGACCAGCCTCGCTCCATCTAGTGGAATCCACTAGCTTAGCAGATACAGTCAAGAAGATTTCGGCTTTAGAGCAGGAGGCCCAAACAGAATACCATGGACCCTTCTGCCATTCTATGTCGTAGCTTCCCTGGGGCCCAATTGTGGGCAGTGAAAGGATTCCCGATCCAATGCTGTATCCATCTCCATGGACAACCCAGCTAAATTCCAGCCCCTCAGTAGATTCAAAGAAATGAGTGTTCCGAATctgttaaaagaaaaatcgcaAATCAGGTAAGCGAAAATATAATTGAGAGTTTCTAGAGACAACCTCAAAATATGCTGGTACCTTAAGTATTTCTCTGGTTAATGCGGCCTTAATTGGTTGATAAACATATTTAACTTCTGCAGACATCAATTAATGAACACTTTTAAGGGATGATTAAATATCATATGTTTATGCTCCAGTAGCAGGTTAGAAGTTTACCGTGCATAGCAGGGTGAAGGGTTCGATCAGGCCATATAAGGCCGTTCAAACAGAAGTTCAAGTCATTAGGGATGTCCCCAAAGTCACCTCCATATGCCCAATGTCTGCTCCCATCAGGATGTTCCTTCAATAGTCCCTACATGCAAAAGGACCATAACTCTAGTTGATTGAGAAAAATCTCAACCACGTGTTTGTATTACAAACTTAAAGAAAAATCAGTGCAATACTAAAGGGATATATATCAGGAAATTAGGAAGAAGacaaaataaatgagaaatgTGATGGACAAAGTGTTTCCCCACCTGATCAACCCAATCCCAGATAAAGCCACCTTGGAGACCAAAGGTGGTATCAATTGCTTCCCAGTATTCATCGATATTACCGTTGCTGTTTCCCATAGAATGAGAATACCTGCCATTTttgccccaaaaaaaaaaagaagaagataaaattgCAGGACTTCCAAATCAGATATGcaaccgggaaaaaaaaaaaaagaagggaaaaagatCAGGATATCAGTTTCATACTCGCATAATATCAGCGGACGGGTTTCTGATGGATCTTTTGCAATCTTTACTATGTCCCACACACGCATGTACATGGGGCACACAATATCTGTTGATGAAGTCCGGGCCCCACCCCCTTCATAATGTAGTAATCGAGATGAATCCCTTTCTCGAACCCATCCTACAACAGTTATCATAACCAAATTATAATGGAAACAGGCAAAGATGGATACAATTGATCTAAGTTCACAAAAAAACATGCATTTGCTCCAAAATGCATAGAACTGCCTAAGCCATGGTGCATGAATCATAAGTGGCCCAATGGATTATTAAGAGAATTCTCAGTATATCTCTAAACTTAAATTGAATATTGGAAGACAAAAGATCTACAAGATATAATTCAACTTAAGAAGTTATAAAGTTTGTACCAGCTGAAGCAGAATGATTAGGTCCATAGTGGGACTCATTTCCAAGGGACCAAGAGATTATGGAAGCATGATTTTTGTCACGCTCGACCATCCCAATGACACGGTCCAACATAGCAGCAGCCCAACTTGGTTCAAGGGTAGGATTCTTCCAATCTTGAAGGAAGTAAAAACCATGTGTCTCAATATTGGCTTCATCGATCATGTACATTCCGAACAGATCACACAACTCGTACCACCGTGGATGTTGAGGATAATGGCTGTTTCTGACAGCATTGATGTTGTGTTGCTTCATTAGAACCAAATCCTGTTCCAGACAAGAAATCAACCTTTGATACATTTCCTACTAAATTTAGCTTTGCTTGATCAAAACAACAGCATGGATTTACACACTACCAGTTAAACCTTTGATAATAGTCAATCAGATGAATGGACCGACATCCATTTAGATGTGtattataaaagttaaatctcagcgaagaaaaacaaattctTTTTGATACCTTAATCATACAGGATTCAATGTTTGTCTTTCCAACACGTGGATGATGTTCATGCCTATTTACACCTCTTAGTACAATGGGATGGCCATTGACAAGCAACTGTTTATGGGCTTTTGAAACTTGCCGGATCCCAACTTGGCACGATTCGCAGTCAACAATGTGGCCCAATGAATCTTTGAGGATGACAACAAGAGTGTAGAGATTCGGCTGTATAAGATGCAGGTAAAAGAGTTAACACGATGTATCAATTTTTGTTAATCTTTTTAGACAAAcaataacatgaaaaaggagcTATCCAATTATAGGTTCCACTCTTGGAAACCAATTAACATCTACATTTCAAGAATCCTATATAACAGATGGATTAAACTATCAGATTTAGGCACTCAACCCTAAAATTAGCATGCTGCAATTTGAACTTTGGCAAGCTAGCCTTGAAAGAATATCGGCAGACTCCTATTCCACAGAGTCTCCAGGATATCAAACTCATGACCTATGCAGTGCAAAGGAAAGGAATGTAAGGGGAATGGAATCACTGGAGAGAAGTTAGATGATTTTCCATGGAGATCACATTCCATTCCATTACCTTTTCCTCTCACAAGAAATTAAGTCACATTCAAATTAATACTACAAGAAAAGATATAGCCACATCTCCTCTAAGTACACAGAATTTCCTCTAGTCCAATGAAAAAGATGGACTGAAAAATCTGATATGTTCAACATGTGGAAGATCTTCAAAAATGTGAAATAACCTGAGCATCCTTACATGTTCTGCAGACCAAAGCCTGGGTCTATCAAGCTTCCCCTCAAGCACAAGAGTGTCAGCAGATGATGATTTGTACTTTATATCGGCCACATTAGACGAGAGCAAATCAGCAATGCCACCAGATTTGTACCAGCTGGAAATATCGTACAACTTAGCTTCAACAATTAAGTCTGAATGAGCTCCTCCTTCAGGCTTCACTTTGGATTTGGCAAGTTCAACTTCAACC
This region includes:
- the LOC116187696 gene encoding uncharacterized protein LOC116187696 is translated as MASVVAQMSLPSESGYRPWEDQSFIKWKKRDPHVNLRCHDSVEGSLKFWYERSKVDYVAANVAVWDDEAVDGALTCAAFWVKDLPYVRSLSGYWKFFMAPSPNDVPANFHGRTFQDSDWDNLPVPSNWQMHGFDRPIYTNSDYPFPVNPPHVPLENPTGCYRTYFSIPKEWKGRRILLHFEAVDSAFYAWINGVPVGYSQDSRLPAEFEITDYCYPSGSEEKNVLAVQVFRWSDGSYLEDQDHWWLSGIHRDVLLLAKPQVFISDYFFKSNLAENFSSADLHVEVELAKSKVKPEGGAHSDLIVEAKLYDISSWYKSGGIADLLSSNVADIKYKSSSADTLVLEGKLDRPRLWSAEHPNLYTLVVILKDSLGHIVDCESCQVGIRQVSKAHKQLLVNGHPIVLRGVNRHEHHPRVGKTNIESCMIKDLVLMKQHNINAVRNSHYPQHPRWYELCDLFGMYMIDEANIETHGFYFLQDWKNPTLEPSWAAAMLDRVIGMVERDKNHASIISWSLGNESHYGPNHSASAGWVRERDSSRLLHYEGGGARTSSTDIVCPMYMRVWDIVKIAKDPSETRPLILCEYSHSMGNSNGNIDEYWEAIDTTFGLQGGFIWDWVDQGLLKEHPDGSRHWAYGGDFGDIPNDLNFCLNGLIWPDRTLHPAMHEVKYVYQPIKAALTREILKIRNTHFFESTEGLEFSWVVHGDGYSIGSGILSLPTIGPQGSYDIEWQKGPWYSVWASCSKAEIFLTVSAKLVDSTRWSEAGHVVSSTQVQLPSQRDIVHHAMKAEDATISSEVVGDILRVYQQSNWEIKFNIKNGTFESWEVKGVSVMDKGIFPCFWRAPTDNDKGGGATSYLSRWKAAHLDCLAVSTKSCSIHSSDKTLKIEAAYLVTPTVENSDVAFTCEVTYLVYGSGDVVVDYNVKPSSNLPPLPRVGVEFNLEKSLDRIQWYGRGPFECYPDRKAAAHVAVYEDNVGNMHVPYIVPGECSGRADVRWVTFRNKDGIGIYASVYGNSPPMQMNASYYSTAELDRATHHEELVKGNSIEVHLDHKHMGLGGDDSWTPCVHEKYLIPPVPYSFSFRLSPITSATTGHEIFEAQL